From the genome of Brassica oleracea var. oleracea cultivar TO1000 chromosome C4, BOL, whole genome shotgun sequence:
GAAGCCTTCCTCGGAATATCGTCGGAAAATCTTGTATGTTTTTTTATAAAAGCATCGATCGATGCGTTTGTTTAGAAAAACGCATCGATCGATCACCAGATGGACGAAAGCCGTAAGAATGTGATCGATCGATTGGATTGAACAATCGATCGATGGAACAAAATCTGAAGCCTTCCTCGGAATATCCTCGGAAAATCTTGTATGTTTTTTTATAAACGCATCGATCGATGCGTTTATGTGAAAAAACGCATCGATCGATGGGTGTGCGAACAGAATTATAAGGAAAATCTTGTATGTTTTTTTTATAAACGCATATGATGATGAATCATTCTGAATAATTAACATTTAATTACCTGATCGGCCTGAGAAGCAAGAATGAAAGGATCATAATATTGCACCTTTCGCCTCGAATTTACTGATGTAACACCAAATGCATCTGTTCTCACACCTCGATCTGGGGTGTTGTCGTGCCAATCACAATAGAAAACAGTACNNNNNNNNNNNNNNNNNNNNNNNNNNNNNNNNNNNNNNNNNNNNNNNNNNNNNNNNNNNNNNNNNNNNNNNNNNNNNNNNNNNNNNNNNNNNNNNNNNNNNNNNNNNNNNNNNNNNNNNNNNNNNNNNNNNNNNNNNNNNNNNNNNNNNNNNNNNNNNNNNNNNNNNNNNNNNNNNNNNNNNNNNNNNNNNNNNNNNNNNNNNNNNNNNNNNNNNNNNNNNNNNNNNNNNNNNNNNNNNNNNNNNNNNNNNNNNNNNNNNNNNNNNNNNNNNNNNNNNNNNNNNNNNNNNNNNNNNNNNNNNNNNNNNNNNNNNNNNNNNNNNNNNNNNNNNNNNNNNNNNNNNNNNNNNNNNNNNNNNNNNNNNNNNNNNNNNNNNNNNNNNNNNNNNNNNNNNNNNNNNNNNNNNNNNNNNNNNNNNNNNNNNNNNNNNNNNNNNNNNNNNNNNNNNNNNNNNNNNNNNNNNNNNNNNNNNNNNNNNNNNNNNNNNNNNNNNNNNNNNNNNNNNNNNNNNNNNNNNNNNNNNNNNNNNNNNNNNNNNNNNNNNNNNNNNNNNNNNNNNNNNNNNNNNNNNNNNNNNNNNNNNNNNNNNNNNNNNNNNNNNNNNNNNNNNNNNNNNNNNNNNNNNNNNNNNNNNNNNNNNNNNNNNNNNNNNNNNNNNNNNNNNNNNNNNNNNNNNNNNNNNNNNNNNNNNNNNNNNNNNNNNNNNNNNNNNNNNNNNNNNNNNNNNNNNNNNNNNNNNNNNNNNNNNNNNNNNNNNNNNNNNNNNNNNNNNNNNNNNNNNNNNNNNNNNNNNNNNNNNNNNNNNNNNNNNNNNNNNNNNNNNNNNNNNNNNNNNNNNNNNNNNNNNNNNNNNNNNNNNNNNNNNNNNNNNNNNNNNNNNNNNNNNNNNNNNNNNNNNNNNNNNNNNNNNNNNNNNNNNNNNNNNNNNNNNNNNNNNNNNNNNNNNNNNNNNNNNNNNNNNNNNNNNNNNNNNNNNNNNNNNNNNNNNNNNNNNNNNNNNNNNNNNNNNNNNNNNNNNNNNNNNNNNNNNNNNNNNNNNNNNNNNNNNNNNNNNNNNNNNNNNNNNNNNNNNNNNNNNNNNNNNNNNNNNNNNNNNNNNNNNNNNNNNNNNNNNNNNNNNNNNNNNNNNNNNNNNNNNNNNNNNNNNNNNNNNNNNNNNNNNNNNNNNNNNNNNNNNNNNNNNNNNNNNNNNNNNNNNNNNNNNNNNNNNNNNNNNNNNNNNNNNNNNNNNNNNNNNNNNNNNNNNNNNNNNNNNNNNNNNNNNNNNNNNNNNNNNNNNNNNNNNNNNNNNNNNNNNNNNNNNNNNNNNNNNNNNNNNNNNNNNNNNNNNNNNNNNNNNNNNNNNNNNNNNNNNNNNNNNNNNNNNNNNNNNNNNNNNNNNNNNNNNNNNNNNNNNNNNNNNNNNNNNNNNNNNNNNNNNNNNNNNNNNNNNNNNNNNNNNNNNNNNNNNNNNNNNNNNNNNNNNNNNNNNNNNNNNNNNNNNNNNNNNNNNNNNNNNNNNNNNNNNNNNNNNNNNNNNNNNNNNNNNNNNNNNNNNNNNNNNNNNNNNNNNNNNNNNNNNNNNNNNNNNNNNNNNNNNNNNNNNNNNNNNNNNNNNNNNNNNNNNNNNNNNNNNNNNNNNNNNNNNNNNNNNNNNNNNNNNNNNNNNNNNNNNNNNNNNNNNNNNNNNNNNNNNNNNNNNNNNNNNNNNNNNNNNNNNNNNNNNNNNNNNNNNNNNNNNNNNNNNNNNNNNNNNNNNNNNNNNNNNNNNNNNNNNNNNNNNNNNNNNNNNNNNNNNNNNNNNNNNNNNNNNNNNNNNNNNNNNNNNNNNNNNNNNNNNNNNNNNNNNNNNNNNNNNNNNNNNNNNNNNNNNNNNNNNNNNNNNNNNNNNNNNNNNNNNNNNNNNNNNNNNNNNNNNNNNNNNNNNNNNNNNNNNNNNNNNNNNNNNNNNNNNNNNNNNNNNNNNNNNNNNNNNNNNNNNNNNNNNNNNNNNNNNNNNNNNNNNNNNNNNNNNNNNNNNNNNNNNNNNNNNNNNNNNNNNNNNNNNNNNNNNNNNNNNNNNNNNNNNNNNNNNNNNNNNNNNNNNNNNNNNNNNNNNNNNNNNNNNNNNNNNNNNNNNNNNNNNNNNNNNNNNNNNNNNNNNNNNNNNNNNNNNNNNNNNNNNNNNNNGTTATACCTCGTTGGTATTCTTCCGTAAGCAATCTCGTGTTCGGATCCAAATGAGGTCGATCGATCCAAGAACGAAAATAATTTGAAGAAGACATATTTTTTATGAATCAAATTCGTGTGTAAATAGAGTAAGAGGGAGGATGAAGATATGGAGTGAATGAAGAGGAAGAGGAGTGCTTGTATATATAGATTAAATCCTGCCGACAGACCGAGGAAATTCCGACGGAATTCCGACGCCAACGGCTAGTTCGTCGGAATTTCCTCGGAATTTTGTAAAATCCCCCAACGGCTCTCCAACGGCTAAAATATTTCCTCGGAATTCATCGGTTTTTTCCGAGGAACACATTGTTCCTCGGAATTTCCTCGGAATATTCCGACGGACTGAGGTTTCCTCGTAATTCCGTCAGTATATTCCGAGGAAATTCCGAGGAACCCCAATTTTGTGTTTCCTCGAAATTTCCTCGGAAATTCCTCGGTATATTCCGAGGATTTCATTTTCCGTCGGAATGTCCGTCAGAATACCGCTGTTTTCTTGTAGTGTAAGCAAGATAAGTTAGTTGGAATATAATCTGATAATCTCTTTGTTCATTAAATCTAGTTCTCCATAAGAGCTATAAGCATTTTTAGACTCACTATCATTATGCCAGAGAAAAAGTGTCTCTCTCTGAATGCTGATCATTCATCATGCATGTTCCTTCTCAGTTTCAGCTAGCCGACATCTTGAAAAAGTTCATGGCTCAACAGAGCTTCTTCTCTCTCAGATACAAACTTGACGTTGATTTCTATCCACTCCGAATTTACAGGGGAACGTAGGAGACAAGCCAATATTAAAATCTATTACCCCCAGTTGGATTCAAGAATATGAAGAAAAAGCTATTGGGCCTCACACAACAACAGAAGCCCAACCAACACTTTCCTCTAGGCCTTCAGCTGCAATGGCCACCATGACTGAAAGTACGCTTTGCAGCAGCTTCAGGAAAACGACAAGAAATATTAACATATGTTGCACCTCCTACAATCCAGCTGAACAACTGTTTTGATGCTCTCATGGATAAGGACTACTGAGCTGTCACTAACAGCTTTGACACCTCTAGTATTGTTCTATATCTCTTCTCTTATGCTATATAAACAAGCATTATGTAATGATGTTCGGTGAGTTAAAAAGACAACGTTTTCTCAGACTACATCTTTGTTATTCAAGTTTTTTTTTTCTTTCAAGTACATTGCTTTATCTTTCATATTTTAGTTTCCCTCTGTCTCTGGTGCTTGAACTTGGAACCTTGCCGACTCTTTCATTTTGGGTGGCTATGATAAACTGCAGTCCAACTATTACAGCCGGGGCAGGTCTTGAAACAAGAACAATATCCACAACCCTGTACATCTTTCTCTCTAGCTTTCATGGATGATGTGACTCTTTCGAAAGCTCAAAAAGAAAATTGGTGAGAACACTTATGAAGAAAAGGATAAAACCCAAATATCCATAGTGAGTTGAGAGATTAGTTTAGTGAGTTGTAGTCTACAACTTGGAGATAAAATGCACATGGCATTGCTTTATGAAGAAGTTTTTCATGCCATTTTCCGAACAATAGACCTAATAAAAGGCAACTTTTCTGTTCTGGTGGTGATCATCATCTTCCGTAGTGGAGATGTGACTGAAGAGAAGCAGACAAGTGAAGATGGGACATGAGAGTTGGGTCGATCGATTTAATTAATTAATAATGTGAAAACAAAATTGACTTCACTTTCCCTAACTAAACAAACTTCCACGACTCTTCTCTACCTTTTGCCATGTGGTCTTCTTCTTTCACTCTTTTGGAGTTATCAGTAATTCATGATACTCGCCTAAGTACATCTTTATATCTTCTTTTGACCTCTCCACAAAAAAATCAAAAGGGTCTCGAGATGAGACGGGTGCCCATAACAAGTAGTACCCCGTACGTACTTTGGCCCGACCAGTTTCGTGAAAAGGAAAAATCATTATTTATATCTGTCTCTTGGATAGATATTTCGAGATTTTTTTTTTCTTTTGGATTCTAAGATATTTCTAATGAGATATTAACGTGTATTACAAGTGTTTTAAGTTGGATATTATGGGTGGGGAACAAACGGGTACAAGAAACTGACATTATCAGATCTCTTAGAAACACAAAGACAACTTATCTTATTAGCTTTAGAAACTACTCAAAACTAAAGCTCTCAATATGTTTCACTCAGATCATATGGAACACCTCTCCATTAGACCTATATTTATATGAAAGACAATTCCCTTTAACATGTGGGATATGGAAAACACAAACCTAACCTAAATAGAAACTTCATTTTCCTATTTCTAGGTTTCCTTATTGTGTTTATTTTAACATATTAAACATCTAATAATATGTTAAGTTTCCACAAGCTTGGAATTATCCAACATTCACCCCCTTAATTCCAACCTGAATTAGGGAGATCAATTTCTTGAACTCCGATTAAGCTCCTCATTTGCTTGAACATAATCNNNNNNNNNNNNNNNNNNNNNNNNNNNNNNNNNNNNNNNNNNNNNNNNNNNNNNNNNNNNNNNNNNNNNNNNNNNNNNNNNNNNNNNNNNNNNNNNNNNNNNNNNNNNNNNNNNNNNNNNNNNNNNNNNNNNNNNNNNNNNNNNNNNNNNNNNNNNNNNNNNNNNNNNNNNNNNNNNNNNNNNNNNNNNNNNNNNNNNNNNNNNNNNNNNNNNNNNNNNNNNNNNNNNNNNNNNNNNNNNNNNNNNNNNNNNNNNNNNNNNNNNNNNNNNNNNNNNNNNNNNNNNNNNNNNNNNNNNNNNNNNNNNNNNNNNNNNNNNNNNNNNNNNNNNNNNNNNNNNNNNNNNNNNNNNNNNNNNNNNNNNNNNNNNNNNNNNNNNNNNNNNNNNNNNNNNNNNNNNNNNNNNNNNNNNNNNNNNNNNNNNNNNNNNNNNNNNNNNNNNNNNNNNNNNNNNNNNNNNNNNNNNNNNNNNNNNNNNNNNNNNNNNNNNNNNNNNNNNNNNNNNNNNNNNNNNNNNNNNNNNNNNNNNNNNNNNNNNNNNNNNNNNNNNNNNNNNNNNNNNNNNNNNNNNNNNNNNNNNGTCTGCTCCTTGAATCACCTCTATGCCAAGGTAGTACGTTAGCTTACCTAGATCTGACATCTCGAACTTCTTAGACATCTCCTCCTTGAATTGCCTAATCACCTTAAGTGAAGTTCCTGTCACAAATAGATCATCAACGTAGATGGCAATGATCAAGACGTCTCCTCCTTCAGTCTTGCAGTACACTGATGGTTCCTTCGTGCACATCTCAAATCTCATCTCCATGAGAACCTGATCGAGTTTTACATTCCAGGCCCTGGGTGCCTGGCGTAACACATGCAACGTCTTGTGTAACACACAAACTCGATCCTCTTCTCCTTTCTTCTCAGAACAAGTTGGTCTATCTACAAGCTCCCACATCTTCCCATATCTTGTTTCTTGTGATAGACTCCAACTCGTCTTCCATAGCTTCAACCCAATCTTCTTCACAAGATAAGTTGAACTCATCTGAGGCAATTTATCCTCCTCTATCGGTGCATCCTAGATTGAACACATCTGAGGAAACCTCTCCTCCTCTATCGGTGCAACCTAGATTGAACGTAGCTGAGGCAAGCTCTCCTCCTCTATCGGTGTGAGATCTTTTGAACCGATAGAATGCCTCATGATTATCTGCTGTCGTTGGTGGTGCGGTTTGTCCACTCAAATCTCCAAGCAATAATCTTAATGGCTTTGATGTACGAACCATGGCCTTAGTCAGGAGTGAGTCTCTGGTTTGNNNNNNNNNNNNNNNNNNNNNNNNNNNNNNNNNNNNNNNNNNNNNNNNNNNNNNNNNNNNNNNNNNNNNNNNNNNNNNNNNNNNNNNNNNNNNNNNNNNNNNNNNNNNNNNNNNNNNNNNNNNNNNNNNNNNNNNNNNNNNNNNNNNNNNNNNNNNNNNNNNNNNNNNNNNNNNNNNNNNNNNNNNNNNNNNNNNNNNNNNNNNNNNNNNNNNNNNNNNNNNNNNNNNNNNNNNNNNNNNNNNNNNNNNNNNNNNNNNNNNNNNNNNNNNNNNNNNNNNNNNNNNNNNNNNNNNNNNNNNNNNNNNNNNNNNNNNNNNNNNNNNNNNNNNNNNNNNNNNNNNNNNNNNNNNNNNNNNNNNNNNNNNNNNNNNNNNNNNNNNNNNNNNNNNNNNNNNNNNNNNNNNNNNNNNNNNNNNNNNNNNNNNNNNNNNNNNNNNNNNNNNNNNNNNNNNNNNNNNNNNNNNNNNNNNNNNNNNNNNNNNNNNNNNNNNNNNNNNNNNNNNNNNNNNNNNNNNNNNNNNNNNNNNNNNNNNNNNNNNNNNNNNNNNNNNNNNNNNNNNNNNNNNNNNNNNNNNNNNNNNNNNNNNNNNNNNNNNNNNNNNNNNNNNNNNNNNNNNNNNNNNNNNNNNNNNNNNNNNNNNNNNNNNNNNNNNNNNNNNNNNNNNNNNNNNNNNNNNNNNNNNNNNNNNNNNNNNNNNNNNNNNNNNNNNNNNNNNNNNNNNNNNNNNNNNNNNNNNNNNNNNNNNNNNNNNNNNNNNNNNNNNNNNNNNNNNNNNNNNNNNNNNNNNNNNNNNNNNNNNNNNNNNNNNNNNNNNNNNNNNNNNNNNNNNNNNNNNNNNNNNNNNNNNNNNNNNNNNNNNNNNNNNNNNNNNNNNNNNNNNNNNNNNNNNNNNNNNNNNNNNNNNNNNNNNNNNNNNNNNNNNNNNNNNNNNNNNNNNNNNNNNNNNNNNNNNNNNNNNNNNNNNNNNNNNNNNNNNNNNNNNNNNNNNNNNNNNNNNNNNNNNNNAGTTGCGTAGTGACCAGGCTTGTCACATCTCCAACATATCAGCTTTGAACGATTCTTCTTCGAGCTGTCTTCGGTGTGTGACGCACGGTTTTGGTTGTGTGACCTACCTCGACCTCTGCCTCTACCGTTCCGTCCTCTTCCTCTACCACGGGAATTCTCATAGCCCCTCTGACTATGCTCTTCATTGTTCAAAAACATCAGTTTCCCTTGGTCTTCTTTCTGAGTTTCTTCTCCTACACGCTCCTCGTACGCCTTAAGCCTTCCAACTATGTCTTCAAACCCCGTCGAGTTGAGATCTAGGACTTGCTCAAGTGATGCTACGATCTGGATATACATGTGTCTTGGAAGACCCTTCAAGAACTTCTTGACCATCTTAAATTTTTCTATGTTTTCTCCCAACGAGGTTGCTTTGGATTATAGGCCCGATATCTTCCCCGCGAAGCCATCGACCGTATCTGTATCATCCATCTTCAACCTATCAAACTCCGTCATCAACGTCTGAAGTCTCGCCTCCCTTACACGATCAGCTCCTAGGTGTCGCGACTTGATGGCATTCCAGATCTCTTTAGATGCGGTTTGTTCTCCCACTTGGAGAATCAAAGTCTCTGGAACAGATTGAAACAAAAGAGCTATCGCAACATCGTTCTTCTTTTGATCATCTGAACCGGGTTCGATTGTGTCCCACACTTCATGAACACGTAGTAGAACCTTCATCCTCATCGACCAAACTGTGTAGTTTGTCGGTGACAACATCGGACATTGGATGGATGTAGATCCAAAGTCCTTCGTGCGTGGAGCCCTAGTCACGTCAGCCATCTTGCCGTCGCGATCTCTT
Proteins encoded in this window:
- the LOC106338706 gene encoding uncharacterized protein LOC106338706, with the translated sequence MADVTRAPRTKDFGSTSIQCPMLSPTNYTVWSMRMKVLLRVHEVWDTIEPGSDDQKKNDVAIALLFQSVPETLILQVGEQTASKEIWNAIKSRHLGADRVREARLQTLMTEFDRLKMDDTDTVDGFAGKISGL